The Anaerolineae bacterium DNA window GACGCGCGCCGTCTGGATCAGGATATCCCGGTACTTATCCGGGTTCTGGTTGAGAGCCTGCACCGCCTTATCATATGCCCGCAGGAAGGCCTTGATGGTGTTGGGGCGATCCTTCAACACCTCGGTGCGGAAGCTGATGACGCTGTGCGAGACCTCCGGATAGGCGGTATCGTCAATGGCGACGCCGGCGCCCTGCAGGATCGCCAGCGAGGCAAAGGGGTCGGGCAGGACGGCCGCCTTCACCTGCCCGCTCATCAGCAGTTCAAAGCGCACCGGAATCTTGGGCACGTTGGTGAAGCGGATATCGCCGGCGGACAGGCCGGCATGCTGGAGCACGCGGTCCGCCACGTAATGCACCACGGTGTTCTCGCCGATGGCGATCTCCACACCCTTCAGCCCCTCCACATCGGTAATGCCGCTGTTCGGCGCGGTGACAATGTAGAACAGAGGCTGGTCGGGGAAGGGCCGGCGGGCCGTGGTCACGATCTTGACCTGCACACTGCCGCCGGCGTTGGTCAACAAAGTGGTCAACACCTCATTAAGCTGACCGTCCAGGCCGCCCGACTGGATGAGCGCATCGCGCTCCGTGCCGCTGGCGACCGGCACCAGTTCCACCTGGATGCCCTCCTGGGTGAAAAAGCCCTCCTGCTGTGCCACGTACATCGGCACCACGTCGGCGATGGGAAGGACGCCGATCTTGAGGGTCTTGGGCTCGGCGGATTTGCCCGGCAGGGCACAGCCGGCGGCCATAATGGCCAGCAGTACCATCACCAGAAATGGGGCAAACCAACGACGATGATGCGTCATCTTGCTCCTCCTTCACCTGCGGGAGATTGGATGCCTTCGCACGCGGCGAGCG harbors:
- a CDS encoding ABC transporter substrate-binding protein, with product MTHHRRWFAPFLVMVLLAIMAAGCALPGKSAEPKTLKIGVLPIADVVPMYVAQQEGFFTQEGIQVELVPVASGTERDALIQSGGLDGQLNEVLTTLLTNAGGSVQVKIVTTARRPFPDQPLFYIVTAPNSGITDVEGLKGVEIAIGENTVVHYVADRVLQHAGLSAGDIRFTNVPKIPVRFELLMSGQVKAAVLPDPFASLAILQGAGVAIDDTAYPEVSHSVISFRTEVLKDRPNTIKAFLRAYDKAVQALNQNPDKYRDILIQTARV